Proteins co-encoded in one Pyxidicoccus xibeiensis genomic window:
- a CDS encoding LamG domain-containing protein, giving the protein MSCVATSTDSHDEPLETTDSALTEEQCEYFEVNGRVQLCHATGSATNPYKILRISEQGCIDGHAGHPGDYVTSTDPSSPLYDPTCQGQGCLPTNAPCGATVPCCAGSICLNGTCQPDLCAGVVCVPLDACHTAGTCNPSTGQCSNPVAPDGTACTDGNACTQPDTCQGGVCTGGPLVGDTTSNLAHRWTFDEAGGSTALDSAGTSDGTLGSSASRTVSFDGSGAVTLTPTGQCDLNAHVDFGLAPGQFGTGPFTVSYWLKTTFNSSGNGDLIGNRVVGSAGNYLSGRLNGDSTTSLEIYEDAAGTNGAGFNVFPTPLNNGSWHQVVYTRGGTSLKMYIDGVQVGASTSAAPTDLTGENPFRIGRSLPSCLGGFFSIPASFDDVRTYSRELTACDVALLAAP; this is encoded by the coding sequence ATGAGCTGCGTCGCGACGTCCACCGACTCACACGACGAGCCCCTCGAAACGACCGACTCCGCTCTGACGGAAGAGCAATGTGAGTACTTCGAGGTCAATGGCAGGGTACAGCTCTGTCACGCCACCGGCTCGGCCACCAATCCCTACAAGATCCTCAGGATCAGCGAGCAGGGGTGCATCGACGGGCATGCGGGTCACCCCGGAGACTACGTCACCAGCACCGACCCGAGCTCCCCCCTCTACGACCCCACGTGCCAGGGTCAGGGCTGTCTGCCCACGAACGCGCCGTGCGGCGCGACGGTGCCCTGCTGCGCCGGCTCCATCTGCCTGAACGGCACCTGCCAGCCAGACCTCTGCGCGGGCGTGGTCTGTGTGCCCCTCGACGCGTGCCACACCGCGGGCACCTGTAATCCGTCGACCGGGCAGTGCTCCAATCCGGTGGCGCCCGACGGCACGGCGTGCACCGACGGCAACGCCTGCACCCAGCCGGACACCTGCCAGGGCGGGGTCTGCACCGGCGGCCCGCTCGTCGGCGACACGACCAGCAACCTGGCCCACCGGTGGACCTTCGACGAGGCCGGCGGCAGCACGGCCCTGGACTCGGCGGGCACGTCGGACGGAACGCTGGGCAGCTCGGCGTCGCGGACGGTCAGCTTCGACGGCTCCGGGGCAGTCACGCTCACGCCCACCGGGCAGTGCGACCTCAACGCCCACGTCGACTTCGGCCTCGCGCCCGGGCAATTCGGGACGGGCCCGTTCACCGTGAGCTACTGGCTGAAGACGACCTTCAACAGCAGTGGCAACGGCGATCTCATCGGGAACCGGGTGGTGGGGAGCGCAGGCAACTATCTCTCGGGAAGGCTCAACGGCGACTCCACCACGTCGCTCGAAATCTACGAGGACGCGGCAGGCACGAACGGCGCGGGCTTCAACGTCTTTCCGACGCCGCTCAACAACGGCAGCTGGCACCAGGTCGTCTATACCCGCGGCGGGACCTCGCTCAAGATGTACATCGACGGCGTGCAGGTCGGCGCCTCGACCAGCGCTGCGCCGACGGACCTCACCGGCGAGAACCCGTTCCGCATCGGCCGCAGCCTGCCGTCCTGCCTGGGCGGCTTCTTCAGCATCCCGGCTTCGTTCGACGATGTCCGGACCTACAGCCGAGAGCTCACCGCCTGCGACGTCGCCCTCCTGGCGGCACCCTAG
- a CDS encoding amidohydrolase family protein encodes MCQRLCGNHSVHDGEPAKAGSSRRGFLVAGASALGAAAVSSIATPAQAAPGQEELSREGGAGDRGMPAETGASHRRYLIKGGAVLSMDPAVGDFARGDVLIEGRKIVAVGPHLHAPGAAVIDAAGMIVMPGFVDTHHHQYQTALRNFLADGLLFNDGLPHGQKNYLDYIHSTITPVYRPQDVFIAELVSSLSQLDAGVTTVVDTSQVGHSPEHTEAVIQGLQEAGRRAVFVYSPGVGPRSIFPNDLSRLQRRYFSSTEQLLTLAMGGEVFDPAFRTYWALARQHGLAIVSHLVGSLGQRTLVEQLASEGLLGPDIEFIHATGLSEDSWKAMADSGVTLSVAAPIEMTMRHGLPPLQTALDHGIQPSLSVDVECTMTADFFTQMRSVFTLQRALINERALNGETNLPELLKSRDVIRFATVEGARVARLSHKIGSLTPGKEADIVLLRADAINVAPLNNVPGAVVTMMERSNVDTVIVAGRVRKWRGALVGVNWPHLRANLEASRDFIFRAAGIQRELF; translated from the coding sequence ATGTGTCAGCGGCTCTGTGGAAATCACTCGGTCCATGACGGCGAACCAGCGAAGGCGGGCTCCTCCCGTCGCGGGTTCCTGGTGGCGGGGGCTTCAGCCCTCGGTGCAGCGGCAGTCTCGTCCATTGCCACGCCGGCGCAGGCCGCGCCCGGGCAGGAGGAGCTGTCCCGGGAGGGCGGCGCCGGCGACCGCGGCATGCCCGCGGAGACGGGGGCTTCGCACCGGCGCTACCTCATCAAGGGCGGCGCGGTTCTCAGCATGGACCCGGCCGTGGGGGACTTCGCCCGGGGCGACGTCCTCATCGAGGGCAGGAAGATTGTGGCGGTCGGCCCCCACCTGCACGCTCCGGGGGCCGCGGTCATCGACGCCGCGGGCATGATTGTCATGCCTGGGTTCGTAGATACCCACCACCATCAGTACCAGACGGCGCTGCGGAACTTCCTGGCCGACGGCCTGCTGTTCAACGACGGCCTGCCGCACGGTCAGAAGAACTACCTCGACTACATCCACTCCACGATTACCCCCGTCTACCGGCCGCAGGACGTCTTCATCGCGGAGCTCGTCTCGTCGCTCAGCCAGCTGGACGCCGGGGTGACCACGGTCGTCGACACGTCGCAGGTGGGCCACTCTCCGGAGCACACCGAAGCCGTCATCCAGGGGCTCCAGGAAGCGGGCCGCCGCGCGGTCTTCGTGTACTCCCCGGGCGTGGGCCCCCGCAGCATCTTCCCGAATGACCTCTCGCGGCTCCAGCGCCGCTACTTCTCCTCCACCGAGCAGCTGCTGACCCTGGCCATGGGCGGAGAGGTGTTCGACCCCGCCTTCCGGACCTACTGGGCCCTCGCGCGCCAGCATGGCCTGGCCATCGTGTCCCACCTGGTGGGCAGCCTCGGCCAGCGCACGCTCGTGGAGCAGCTCGCGAGTGAGGGCCTGCTCGGGCCCGACATCGAGTTCATCCACGCCACCGGCCTCTCGGAGGACTCCTGGAAGGCGATGGCCGACTCGGGGGTCACCCTCTCGGTCGCGGCCCCCATCGAGATGACCATGCGGCATGGCCTGCCACCGCTCCAGACGGCGCTGGACCATGGCATCCAGCCCTCGCTCAGCGTGGACGTCGAGTGCACGATGACCGCGGACTTCTTCACCCAGATGCGGAGCGTCTTCACGCTGCAGCGGGCGCTCATCAACGAGCGTGCGCTCAACGGCGAGACGAACCTGCCCGAGCTCCTCAAGAGCCGCGATGTCATCCGCTTCGCCACCGTCGAGGGGGCCCGGGTCGCCCGGCTCTCGCACAAGATTGGCTCGCTGACGCCGGGCAAGGAGGCCGACATCGTCCTGCTGCGGGCGGACGCCATCAACGTGGCCCCGCTCAACAACGTGCCGGGCGCCGTCGTGACGATGATGGAGCGCAGCAACGTGGACACCGTCATCGTCGCGGGAAGGGTGCGCAAGTGGCGAGGCGCCCTGGTCGGCGTGAACTGGCCCCACCTGCGCGCCAACCTCGAGGCGTCCAGGGACTTCATCTTCCGGGCCGCGGGAATCCAGCGCGAGCTCTTCTGA
- a CDS encoding serine/threonine-protein kinase: MTMCPGETTLSELLAGVLPQEQRSAVLAHVERCADCQRVLAAAREDSTSFQAELSAPAPLERGATLGRYVVLERIGAGAMGVVYAAYDPELDRQVALKVLRPESRQVEELRLRLVQEAQSLARLSHANVVSAFDVGQHGDCVFLAMELVEGVTLAEWLKTPRTWQEVLRVFTEVGRGLAAAHAAGLVHRDIKPANVLVGKDGRARVTDFGMARPLNRAPGATPRMGLDLPASTASPPISPLTRTGALLGTPAYMAPELLTGRRADALSDQFSFCVALHEALYGVRPFEGGSLEEVARAALEGRVRPAPPGTKVPAWVRRAVLRGLKPRPEERYASMEPLLAALALPPRRLWVRVTALAGVASVVGAAVVWPLAHRTEARCEQEAEKLEGAWGRARREQVRAAFLATGAPAAAEVFEKVAGNLDAHASQWRALRTEACVMSHEQPESTAWQTAACLDARLWQLAAVTDVLKKADAQTVRNAGKLTSSLEGLGTCRDAPELSTRPQPPDALRPRVDAARRKLADVKALRVGGRIGEALRITTALPEELRDLDYKPLEAEVLLAHGELQSTDGKPKEAEATLYKAIFAAEAGRDDETVARAWSYLLYVVGVQLARGEDVERIVQHAQATLDRLGRERFPAIAAILHLQLTTVLLEQGKYVEAEAEVTRGLELARRAYAPDSLEMSNFLTMLSKARYRLRKYPEAMELQIQAIALREHHLGEDHPDLISSLNNLAPIYEFMGKADESISTLRRAIAIHEASEFPVYTRSPLLSNLAMQLRSLGRTEEATALQKQALQLAEQGHGLNHPMSAHALACLALLLGDADRTDEALEHYREALARFERTLGPDSPRIALVLWYRSMTYVRMGRLEDARRDLLRLLALAEKTEGADSGLAGDVLWRLGMVDLRAEAPRQALARCKRALEVHQRVQGTGTVATAKDEGCLGEAWLLLREPDRALPLVERARARLGTSSFEGMDTAWQTFVLARLQRALKPPDPARAAALAEEARSRFKALGLLARPELEEVLAWQRREAPR, translated from the coding sequence ATGACGATGTGCCCGGGCGAGACGACGCTGAGTGAGTTGCTGGCGGGAGTGCTTCCCCAGGAGCAGCGCAGCGCCGTCCTGGCGCACGTCGAGCGCTGTGCGGACTGCCAGCGCGTGTTGGCGGCGGCCCGCGAGGACTCCACGTCCTTCCAGGCGGAGCTGTCCGCCCCCGCGCCGCTGGAGCGCGGTGCCACGCTGGGCCGCTACGTAGTGCTGGAGCGCATCGGCGCCGGGGCCATGGGAGTGGTGTACGCGGCGTATGACCCGGAGCTGGACCGGCAGGTGGCGCTGAAGGTGCTGCGCCCGGAGAGCCGGCAGGTGGAGGAGCTGAGGCTGAGGCTGGTGCAGGAGGCGCAGTCCCTGGCGCGCCTGTCGCACGCCAACGTCGTCTCGGCGTTCGACGTGGGCCAGCATGGAGACTGCGTCTTCCTGGCGATGGAGCTGGTGGAGGGCGTCACGCTGGCGGAGTGGCTGAAGACGCCGCGCACCTGGCAGGAGGTGCTGCGAGTCTTCACCGAGGTGGGAAGGGGGCTGGCGGCGGCGCACGCGGCGGGGCTGGTGCACCGCGACATCAAGCCGGCCAACGTCCTCGTCGGGAAGGACGGGCGCGCGCGCGTGACGGACTTCGGCATGGCGCGCCCCCTCAACCGGGCGCCCGGCGCCACGCCTCGAATGGGATTGGACCTGCCCGCGTCCACGGCCAGTCCGCCGATCTCTCCGCTCACGCGGACCGGCGCACTGCTGGGCACGCCCGCGTACATGGCGCCGGAGCTGCTCACCGGGCGGAGGGCGGACGCGCTGTCGGACCAGTTCAGCTTCTGTGTGGCGCTGCATGAAGCGCTCTACGGCGTGCGCCCCTTCGAGGGAGGCAGCCTGGAGGAGGTGGCCCGTGCCGCACTGGAGGGGCGCGTGCGTCCGGCGCCTCCAGGCACGAAGGTGCCCGCCTGGGTGAGGCGCGCGGTGCTGCGCGGACTGAAGCCACGTCCCGAGGAGCGCTATGCCTCCATGGAGCCGCTGCTGGCGGCGCTGGCGCTTCCGCCCCGACGGTTGTGGGTGAGGGTGACGGCGCTGGCCGGGGTCGCGAGCGTAGTGGGCGCCGCGGTGGTGTGGCCGCTGGCGCACCGGACCGAGGCGCGCTGCGAGCAGGAAGCGGAGAAGCTCGAGGGTGCGTGGGGGAGGGCGCGGCGGGAGCAGGTGCGCGCGGCCTTCCTCGCCACGGGAGCGCCGGCCGCGGCGGAGGTCTTTGAGAAGGTGGCGGGGAACCTGGACGCGCACGCGTCGCAGTGGCGCGCGCTGCGCACCGAGGCGTGTGTGATGTCCCACGAGCAGCCGGAGAGCACCGCGTGGCAGACGGCGGCGTGTCTCGATGCGCGGCTGTGGCAGCTGGCCGCCGTGACGGACGTGCTGAAGAAGGCGGATGCGCAGACGGTGCGCAACGCGGGGAAGCTCACCTCGTCGCTCGAGGGGCTGGGGACCTGCCGGGATGCGCCGGAGCTGTCCACCCGCCCGCAGCCGCCGGACGCGCTCCGGCCCCGCGTGGACGCGGCCCGGCGCAAGCTGGCGGACGTCAAGGCCTTGCGCGTGGGAGGGCGGATTGGCGAGGCGCTCCGGATTACGACCGCCCTCCCCGAGGAACTCCGGGACCTGGACTACAAGCCCCTCGAAGCGGAGGTGCTGCTCGCCCACGGCGAGCTCCAGTCGACGGACGGCAAGCCGAAGGAGGCGGAGGCCACCCTGTACAAGGCCATCTTCGCCGCCGAGGCCGGGCGCGACGACGAGACGGTGGCGCGTGCGTGGAGCTACCTCCTCTATGTGGTGGGCGTGCAGCTCGCGCGCGGCGAGGACGTGGAGCGCATCGTCCAGCACGCCCAGGCCACCCTGGACCGCCTGGGGCGCGAGCGCTTCCCGGCCATCGCCGCCATCCTCCACCTGCAGCTGACGACGGTGCTGCTGGAGCAGGGGAAGTACGTCGAGGCGGAGGCGGAGGTCACGCGGGGATTGGAGCTGGCGCGCAGGGCCTACGCCCCGGACAGCCTGGAGATGTCCAACTTCCTCACCATGCTCAGCAAGGCCCGCTACCGGCTGCGGAAGTACCCGGAGGCGATGGAGCTGCAGATCCAGGCCATTGCCCTGCGCGAGCACCACCTGGGAGAGGACCACCCGGACCTCATCTCCAGCCTCAACAACCTCGCGCCCATCTACGAGTTCATGGGCAAGGCGGACGAGTCCATCTCCACCCTGCGCCGGGCCATCGCCATCCACGAGGCCTCCGAGTTTCCGGTGTACACGCGCTCGCCGCTGCTCTCCAACCTGGCCATGCAGCTGCGCTCCCTGGGCCGGACGGAGGAGGCGACGGCGCTCCAGAAGCAGGCGCTGCAGCTCGCCGAGCAGGGGCACGGCTTGAATCACCCCATGTCGGCTCATGCGCTGGCGTGCCTGGCGCTGCTCCTGGGAGACGCGGACCGCACCGACGAAGCCCTCGAGCACTACCGCGAGGCCCTGGCCCGCTTCGAGCGCACCCTGGGGCCGGACTCGCCGCGCATCGCGCTGGTGCTGTGGTACCGCTCCATGACCTACGTCCGGATGGGGCGCCTCGAGGACGCGCGGCGCGACCTGCTCCGGTTGCTGGCCCTCGCGGAGAAGACCGAGGGCGCCGACAGCGGCCTGGCGGGGGATGTGCTCTGGCGGCTGGGGATGGTGGACCTGCGCGCGGAGGCGCCACGGCAGGCGCTCGCGCGCTGCAAGCGCGCCCTGGAGGTGCACCAGCGCGTCCAGGGCACGGGCACGGTGGCCACCGCCAAGGACGAGGGCTGCCTGGGCGAGGCCTGGCTCCTCCTGCGCGAGCCGGACAGGGCCCTGCCGCTCGTCGAGCGCGCTCGCGCGCGTCTGGGCACCTCCTCCTTCGAGGGCATGGACACGGCGTGGCAGACCTTCGTCCTGGCCCGGCTGCAGCGGGCGCTGAAGCCTCCGGACCCTGCCCGCGCGGCCGCCCTGGCGGAGGAGGCCCGGAGCCGCTTCAAGGCCCTGGGCCTCCTGGCCCGCCCGGAGCTGGAGGAAGTCCTGGCGTGGCAGCGGCGCGAGGCGCCGCGCTGA
- a CDS encoding protein kinase domain-containing protein, which produces MTMCPGETTLSELLAGVLPQEQRSAVLAHVERCADCQRVLAAAREDSTSFQAELSAPAPLERGATLGRYVVLERIGAGAMGVVYAAYDPELDRQVALKVLRPESRQVEELRLRLVQEAQSLARLSHANVVSAFDVGQHGDCVFLAMELVEGVTLAEWLKTPRTWQEVLRVFTEVGRGLAAAHAAGLVHRDIKPANVLVGKDGRARVTDFGMARPLNRAPGATPRMGLELPASAVSPPVTPLTRTGALLGTPAYMAPELLTGRRADALSDQFSFCVALHEALYGVRPFEGGSLEEVARAALEGRVRPAPPGTKVPAWVRRAVLRGLKPRPEERYASMEPLLAALALPPRRLWVRVTALAGVASVVGAAVVWPLAYRTEARCEQEAQKLEGAWGQARREQVRVAFLATGAPAAAEVFEKVAGNLDAHASQWRTLRTEACVMSHEQPESTAWQTAACLDARLWQLAAVTDVLKKADAQTVRNAGQLTSSLEGLGVCRDAPELTSRPQPPDALRPRVDAARRKLADADARNAGGQYAEGLRLTTALIEDLQGLDYKPLEAEVLFAHGRLQSMDGKLKEAEATLYKAVFAAEAGRDDETVARAWNYLIWLVGVRLARGEDVERIVQHAQAAVDRLGRERFPAIAAEQHLRLTQVLLAQGKYVEAEAEITRGLEVARRAYAPDSLRMADFLGTLGMARFRLRKYPAALELQLQALALREHHLGKDHPDLIGGLNSLGSIHEVMGKADEAIAALRRAIALHEASELPEYTRSPLFANLATRLRNLGQLEEATALRKRALALVEQKHGRDHPESALALAALGELLADADHLEEALGLYREALVHLERSLGPDSPRIEPVLWYRSTAYIRMGRFEDARRDLLRLQAFAEARQGSGSGLEASVLWRLASVDLRTGAPRQALARCQRSLALHERVQGAGTMDTARDEGCLAEAWLLLGEPDKALPLVERARARLGTSSLEAMETAWYTFVLARTLRALNPPDRARAAAMAEEARSRFKALGVMARPELEQVVAWQRRAP; this is translated from the coding sequence ATGACGATGTGCCCGGGCGAGACGACGCTGAGTGAGTTGCTGGCGGGAGTGCTTCCCCAGGAGCAGCGCAGCGCCGTCCTGGCGCACGTCGAGCGCTGTGCGGACTGCCAGCGCGTGTTGGCGGCGGCCCGCGAGGACTCCACGTCCTTCCAGGCGGAGCTGTCCGCCCCCGCGCCGCTGGAGCGCGGTGCCACGCTGGGGCGCTACGTGGTGCTGGAGCGCATCGGCGCCGGGGCCATGGGAGTGGTGTACGCGGCGTATGACCCGGAGCTGGACCGGCAGGTGGCGCTGAAGGTGCTGCGCCCGGAGAGCCGGCAGGTGGAGGAGCTGAGGCTGAGGCTGGTGCAGGAGGCGCAGTCCCTGGCGCGCCTGTCGCACGCCAACGTCGTCTCGGCGTTCGACGTGGGCCAGCATGGAGACTGCGTCTTCCTGGCGATGGAGCTGGTGGAGGGTGTCACGCTGGCGGAGTGGCTGAAGACGCCGCGCACCTGGCAGGAGGTGCTGCGAGTCTTCACCGAGGTGGGAAGGGGGCTGGCGGCGGCGCACGCGGCGGGGTTGGTGCACCGCGACATCAAGCCGGCCAACGTCCTCGTCGGGAAGGACGGGCGCGCGCGCGTGACGGACTTCGGCATGGCGCGGCCCCTCAACCGGGCGCCCGGCGCCACGCCTCGAATGGGGCTGGAGCTGCCCGCGTCCGCGGTCAGCCCGCCCGTCACGCCCCTGACGCGAACCGGCGCGCTGCTGGGCACGCCCGCGTACATGGCGCCGGAGCTGCTCACCGGGCGCAGGGCGGATGCGCTGTCGGACCAGTTCAGCTTCTGTGTGGCGCTGCATGAAGCGCTCTACGGCGTGCGCCCCTTCGAGGGAGGCAGCCTGGAGGAGGTGGCCCGTGCCGCACTGGAGGGGCGCGTGCGTCCGGCGCCTCCAGGCACGAAGGTGCCCGCCTGGGTGAGGCGCGCGGTGCTGCGCGGACTGAAGCCACGTCCCGAGGAGCGCTATGCCTCCATGGAGCCGCTGCTGGCGGCGCTGGCGCTTCCGCCCCGACGGTTGTGGGTGAGGGTGACGGCGCTGGCCGGGGTCGCGAGCGTAGTGGGCGCCGCGGTGGTGTGGCCGCTGGCGTACCGGACCGAGGCGCGCTGCGAGCAGGAAGCGCAGAAGCTGGAGGGCGCATGGGGGCAGGCGCGGCGGGAGCAGGTGCGCGTGGCCTTCCTCGCCACGGGAGCGCCGGCCGCGGCGGAGGTCTTTGAGAAGGTGGCGGGGAACCTGGACGCGCACGCGTCGCAGTGGCGCACGCTGCGCACCGAGGCGTGCGTGATGTCCCACGAGCAGCCGGAGAGCACCGCGTGGCAGACGGCGGCGTGTCTCGATGCGCGGCTGTGGCAGCTGGCCGCCGTGACAGACGTGCTGAAGAAGGCGGATGCGCAGACGGTGCGCAACGCGGGGCAGCTCACCTCGTCGCTCGAGGGACTGGGGGTATGCCGGGATGCACCGGAGCTGACCAGCCGGCCGCAGCCGCCGGACGCGCTCCGGCCCCGCGTGGACGCGGCCCGGCGCAAGCTGGCGGACGCCGACGCCCGGAACGCGGGGGGCCAGTACGCCGAGGGACTCCGGCTCACGACCGCCCTCATCGAGGACCTCCAGGGCCTGGACTACAAGCCCCTCGAAGCGGAGGTGCTGTTCGCCCACGGCAGGCTCCAGTCGATGGATGGCAAGCTCAAGGAGGCCGAGGCCACCCTCTACAAGGCCGTCTTCGCCGCCGAAGCCGGGCGCGACGACGAGACGGTGGCGCGCGCGTGGAACTACCTCATCTGGCTGGTGGGCGTGCGGCTCGCGCGCGGCGAGGACGTGGAGCGCATCGTCCAGCACGCCCAGGCCGCCGTGGACCGCCTGGGGCGCGAGCGCTTCCCGGCCATTGCCGCGGAGCAGCACCTGCGGCTGACGCAGGTGCTGCTGGCGCAGGGGAAGTACGTCGAGGCGGAGGCGGAAATCACGCGGGGGTTGGAAGTGGCGCGCAGGGCCTACGCCCCGGACAGCCTGCGCATGGCCGACTTCCTCGGCACGCTCGGCATGGCCCGCTTCCGCCTGCGGAAGTACCCGGCGGCGCTGGAGCTGCAGCTCCAGGCGCTCGCGCTGCGCGAGCACCACCTGGGGAAGGACCACCCAGACCTCATCGGCGGCCTCAACAGCCTCGGTTCCATCCATGAAGTCATGGGCAAGGCGGACGAGGCCATCGCCGCCCTTCGCCGGGCCATCGCCCTCCACGAGGCTTCCGAGTTGCCGGAGTACACACGCTCGCCCCTGTTCGCCAACCTGGCCACGCGGCTGCGGAACCTGGGCCAGCTCGAAGAGGCGACGGCGCTCCGGAAGCGGGCGCTCGCCCTCGTCGAGCAGAAGCATGGACGGGACCACCCCGAGTCGGCCCTGGCGCTGGCGGCCCTGGGGGAGTTGCTCGCCGACGCGGACCACCTCGAGGAAGCTCTCGGACTCTACCGCGAGGCCCTGGTCCACCTCGAGCGCAGCCTGGGACCGGACTCGCCGCGCATCGAGCCGGTGCTGTGGTACCGCTCCACGGCCTACATCCGGATGGGGCGCTTCGAAGACGCGCGACGCGACCTGCTCCGGTTACAGGCCTTCGCTGAGGCGCGCCAGGGCTCCGGCAGCGGTCTGGAGGCATCGGTGCTCTGGCGGCTGGCGTCGGTGGACCTGCGCACGGGCGCGCCACGGCAGGCGCTCGCGCGCTGCCAGCGCTCCCTGGCGCTGCACGAGCGCGTCCAGGGCGCGGGCACCATGGACACCGCCAGGGACGAGGGCTGCCTGGCAGAGGCCTGGCTTCTCCTGGGCGAGCCGGACAAGGCCCTGCCGCTCGTCGAGCGCGCCCGCGCGCGCCTGGGCACCTCCTCCCTGGAGGCCATGGAAACGGCCTGGTACACCTTCGTCCTGGCCCGGACGCTGCGGGCGCTGAACCCTCCAGACCGCGCTCGCGCGGCCGCCATGGCCGAGGAGGCCCGGAGTCGCTTCAAGGCCCTGGGCGTCATGGCCCGTCCGGAGCTGGAGCAGGTCGTGGCGTGGCAGCGGCGAGCTCCCTGA